In Methanocorpusculum sp., a single genomic region encodes these proteins:
- a CDS encoding Fic family protein, translating to MDLNLRIEKRPSASGDKYYLVRDIRVGKKGTKVSRLIKTGSPPTPEEEYAAKETHGPDILEQAVNKYGELRSETLKYAYIPKSIGREIEKIRYIHKILQDTLTSHELEEYEKNCEYQYVHGTTSIEGNTLDLRETKQLLNDNIAPDNKLLREINEVQNFRLVKKYRDSSKKPVTIEFILKIHQLIMTNIDIEMAGVFRRSNAIGIVGYDGLLPPADIIEESLQGIIDEYYRKVSEGYCPFEQAVLFHHRFECIHPFNDGNGRTGREIFNYLLIRDKFPRMFFIAENFRKQYLAALNRGDKEDYAGMIALFASMIIKQHNNVMERLMEQNPKKPQ from the coding sequence ATGGATCTAAACCTAAGAATAGAAAAACGCCCCTCGGCATCAGGAGACAAATATTATCTCGTCAGAGATATCCGTGTCGGGAAAAAGGGAACAAAAGTCTCCCGTCTCATCAAAACAGGTTCACCTCCAACACCTGAAGAAGAATATGCAGCCAAAGAAACCCACGGACCCGATATACTGGAACAGGCTGTAAACAAATACGGAGAACTCAGATCAGAAACTCTCAAATATGCATACATCCCAAAATCCATCGGCCGTGAAATAGAAAAGATCCGCTATATCCACAAAATATTACAGGACACCCTCACCTCTCACGAACTCGAAGAATACGAAAAAAACTGCGAATACCAGTACGTCCACGGAACCACCTCCATCGAAGGAAACACCCTTGACCTTCGTGAGACAAAACAACTCCTAAACGACAACATCGCTCCCGACAACAAACTCCTGCGTGAAATCAACGAAGTCCAGAACTTTAGACTCGTCAAAAAATACCGTGACTCCTCCAAAAAACCCGTCACCATTGAATTCATCCTGAAAATCCACCAGCTCATCATGACCAACATCGACATAGAAATGGCAGGCGTATTCCGCCGATCGAACGCCATTGGCATCGTCGGATATGACGGGCTGCTCCCTCCGGCAGACATCATCGAAGAAAGCCTCCAGGGAATCATCGACGAATACTACCGGAAAGTATCAGAAGGATACTGCCCCTTCGAACAGGCAGTACTCTTCCACCACAGATTTGAATGCATTCACCCGTTCAATGATGGAAACGGAAGAACCGGGAGGGAGATCTTCAACTACCTCCTTATCAGAGACAAATTCCCCAGAATGTTCTTCATCGCAGAAAACTTCCGCAAACAATACCTTGCTGCACTCAACAGAGGGGACAAAGAAGATTATGCGGGCATGATCGCACTCTTCGCCTCTATGATCATAAAACAACATAACAACGTCATGGAAAGATTAATGGAACAAAACCCCAAAAAACCACAATAA
- a CDS encoding nucleoside deaminase yields the protein MTKSMDQYMLAAYEEALLGRSEGGIPIGAVIVRNGEIVGRGHNRRVQLGNPILHGEMDALSNSGRHPASFYKECTLYTTLSPCIMCSGAILLYKIPEVVVGEDVNYPGEPAFLRSRGVKVTILNDPELILMMKSYIEENPAVWNEDISEEV from the coding sequence ATGACGAAATCAATGGATCAGTATATGCTGGCCGCATATGAGGAAGCACTTCTCGGACGAAGCGAAGGAGGGATCCCGATAGGGGCCGTTATCGTTCGAAACGGAGAGATCGTCGGGCGGGGACATAACCGGCGGGTCCAGTTGGGCAATCCGATCCTGCACGGAGAGATGGATGCTCTTTCGAATTCGGGCCGGCATCCCGCGTCTTTCTACAAAGAATGCACGCTGTACACCACCCTCTCACCATGCATAATGTGTTCCGGCGCTATCCTGCTGTATAAGATCCCGGAGGTCGTTGTGGGTGAGGATGTCAATTATCCGGGAGAACCCGCGTTTCTGCGTTCACGCGGGGTCAAGGTGACGATCCTGAATGATCCGGAGCTGATTTTGATGATGAAGAGTTATATCGAAGAGAATCCGGCTGTCTGGAACGAGGATATCTCGGAAGAGGTCTGA
- a CDS encoding type I restriction endonuclease subunit R has product MPDPILNEKQLEEDIETYLTEHGGYEHGDPKRFDRNLALDKQTLLTFIQTTQPKTWEKYTTIYGEKSETQFIRRVTEEINRQGLLKILRTEIADRGLRFKLIYWKPETSINKETSALYEQNILHCTRQLHYSPSSENSVDIVLFINGIPLISLELKNQFTGQNVTNAISQYKFDRSGRDPIFEFKNRILVHFAVDLYEVWMTTRLAGTRTRFLPFNQGSNGPGVTGGKGNPASPDGSYPSSYLWKEILQKDTLLELLHKYLHIAKDDKTGREALIFPRYHQLDVVTKILRNVKTNGSGKNYLIQHSAGSGKSNSIAWLAHRLMGLHDDTNTKIFQSVIVVTDRKVLDSQLQETIYQFDHVPGVVIKIDKNSSQLKDAINAGVPIIITTLQKFPVIYEEIESKNRNFAVIVDEAHSSQTGESAKKLKKALAETEDLEEYARVENAEEDQRPDGEDKLNEELRTHGQHKNLSFFAFTATPKHTTLQVFGEKQPDGSYLPFHIYSMRQAIEEGFILDVLKNYTTYRMYYKIIKSIPDDPELETTAGVRAVKKYESLHPHNLAQKTAVIVEHFRNQTKNQIGGKAKAMLVTSSRLHAVRYLFEFRRYIKDQKYDDIDVLVAFSGEINDEGESWTEEKINKTQDGETIKEKQLPKEFHDNFNFLIVAEKYQTGFDEPYLHTMFVDKKLSGIKAVQTLSRLNRTMEGKEETFVLDFVNTAEEIRDSFQTYYETTRLEEETDPNILYGLKSDLDAYQIYTYPEVEAFAAKFFKSSENQEKELLGKLSGYLKPALDRYAAKPEEERDTFKSILARYIRTYGFITQIHRMYDKDLERFYLFAKFLNKVLPKGKQIVIEIDDKILMEYYRLEKTYNGSLVLEPGVEITLKPTTGFTGKKEELKDTLTEIIRKINEKYGTEFTNQDVVARQLRDMMIDDSHLEFFAQHDSEDMFATKFNKDFETKLVNLYLLNDQFMGLIMHDEAAKKLLRDELRHEVYRYFRKAGEAGVL; this is encoded by the coding sequence ATGCCGGACCCGATATTAAACGAAAAACAACTCGAAGAAGATATTGAAACCTACCTCACCGAACATGGGGGATACGAACACGGCGACCCCAAACGATTCGACAGGAACCTCGCCCTCGACAAACAGACCCTCCTCACCTTCATACAAACCACCCAGCCCAAAACCTGGGAAAAATACACCACCATATACGGCGAAAAAAGCGAAACCCAATTCATCCGGCGGGTCACCGAAGAAATCAACCGGCAAGGCCTTCTCAAGATCCTCAGAACCGAAATCGCCGACCGGGGACTCCGGTTCAAACTCATCTACTGGAAACCTGAAACCTCCATAAACAAAGAAACCTCTGCCCTCTACGAGCAAAACATTCTCCACTGTACCCGGCAGCTTCACTACTCCCCCTCATCAGAAAACAGTGTCGACATCGTCCTCTTCATAAACGGCATACCCTTAATCTCCCTCGAACTCAAAAACCAGTTCACCGGTCAAAACGTCACCAACGCAATAAGCCAGTACAAATTCGACCGAAGCGGCCGCGACCCCATCTTCGAATTCAAAAACCGGATCCTCGTCCACTTCGCCGTCGACCTCTACGAAGTCTGGATGACCACCCGCCTTGCAGGCACCCGGACCCGGTTCCTCCCCTTCAACCAGGGATCAAACGGCCCGGGCGTCACCGGCGGAAAAGGTAACCCTGCCTCCCCTGATGGAAGCTACCCCTCATCCTACCTCTGGAAAGAGATCCTCCAAAAAGACACCCTCCTTGAACTCCTCCACAAATACCTCCACATCGCAAAAGACGACAAAACCGGCAGAGAAGCCCTCATCTTCCCCAGATACCACCAGCTCGACGTCGTCACAAAAATCCTCAGAAACGTCAAAACAAACGGATCCGGCAAAAACTACCTCATTCAGCACAGTGCAGGATCCGGCAAGTCCAACTCCATCGCCTGGCTCGCTCACCGGCTCATGGGACTCCATGACGATACAAACACCAAAATATTCCAGTCCGTCATCGTCGTAACCGACCGAAAAGTCCTCGACTCCCAGCTCCAGGAAACCATCTACCAGTTTGACCACGTCCCGGGCGTCGTCATAAAAATCGACAAAAACTCCTCCCAGCTCAAAGACGCCATCAATGCAGGGGTCCCCATCATCATCACCACCCTCCAGAAATTCCCCGTCATCTACGAAGAGATCGAAAGCAAAAACCGGAATTTTGCTGTCATCGTAGACGAAGCACACTCATCGCAGACCGGCGAATCCGCCAAAAAACTCAAAAAAGCCCTGGCAGAAACCGAAGACCTCGAAGAATACGCCAGAGTTGAAAACGCCGAAGAAGACCAGAGACCCGACGGAGAAGACAAACTCAACGAAGAACTCAGAACCCACGGTCAACACAAAAACCTCAGCTTCTTCGCCTTCACTGCGACCCCGAAACACACCACCCTCCAGGTCTTCGGCGAAAAACAGCCCGATGGAAGCTACCTTCCGTTCCACATCTACTCAATGCGGCAGGCGATCGAAGAAGGCTTCATCCTCGACGTCCTCAAAAACTACACCACCTACCGGATGTATTACAAAATCATCAAATCCATCCCTGACGACCCTGAACTGGAAACCACCGCAGGCGTACGTGCCGTCAAAAAATACGAAAGCCTGCACCCTCACAACCTTGCACAGAAAACCGCCGTCATCGTAGAACATTTCAGAAACCAGACCAAAAACCAGATCGGCGGAAAAGCCAAGGCAATGCTCGTAACCTCCTCCAGACTGCACGCCGTTCGCTATCTCTTCGAGTTCAGACGCTACATAAAAGATCAAAAATACGACGACATCGACGTCCTCGTCGCATTCTCCGGAGAAATCAATGACGAAGGGGAAAGCTGGACAGAAGAGAAGATCAACAAAACACAAGACGGCGAGACCATCAAAGAAAAACAGCTCCCAAAAGAGTTCCATGACAACTTCAACTTCCTCATCGTCGCAGAAAAATACCAGACAGGATTCGACGAACCCTACCTTCACACAATGTTCGTCGACAAAAAACTCTCCGGCATAAAAGCCGTCCAAACCCTCTCCCGGCTCAACAGGACCATGGAAGGAAAAGAGGAGACCTTCGTCCTTGACTTCGTAAACACCGCCGAGGAGATCCGGGACTCCTTCCAAACCTACTACGAAACCACCAGGCTTGAGGAAGAAACCGATCCCAACATCCTCTATGGTCTCAAATCCGACCTCGACGCCTACCAAATCTATACCTATCCCGAAGTCGAAGCATTCGCAGCGAAATTCTTCAAATCCTCAGAAAACCAGGAAAAGGAACTTCTTGGAAAATTATCCGGCTACCTCAAACCCGCACTCGACAGATACGCGGCAAAACCCGAAGAAGAACGCGACACCTTCAAATCGATTCTGGCAAGGTACATCAGGACCTACGGATTCATAACCCAGATCCACCGGATGTATGACAAAGACCTGGAAAGATTCTACCTGTTTGCGAAGTTCCTGAACAAAGTCCTTCCCAAAGGGAAACAGATCGTCATCGAGATAGATGACAAGATCCTGATGGAATACTACCGGCTCGAAAAAACCTATAACGGTTCGCTGGTTCTGGAACCGGGCGTGGAGATAACGCTTAAACCGACCACCGGCTTTACCGGGAAAAAGGAAGAGCTGAAAGATACTCTCACTGAGATCATCAGGAAGATCAACGAGAAGTACGGCACGGAGTTCACGAATCAGGATGTAGTTGCGAGACAGCTCAGAGACATGATGATCGATGACTCCCATCTGGAATTTTTTGCACAACACGATTCTGAAGATATGTTTGCCACAAAGTTTAACAAAGACTTTGAGACGAAACTGGTCAATCTGTATCTCCTGAATGACCAGTTCATGGGACTTATCATGCATGATGAAGCAGCAAAGAAGCTCCTTCGTGATGAACTGCGGCATGAGGTCTATCGGTATTTCAGAAAGGCAGGAGAAGCCGGGGTGTTGTGA
- the thrS gene encoding threonine--tRNA ligase: protein MKVIYSDGTIGECPKEEELQVIRHTAAHVLAQAVKRLYPQAAFAYGPATEKGFYYDVDLGDTKLSDSDLAAIEQEMREIIKANLQIKPSILPRAEALKLMEERNEPYKIEHIADLDENVPLCFYEQGEYIDMCTGPHLTYTKTLKAFKLTGLSGAYWKNDSKNKMLTRINGTAFSTGKELEDFLKLQEEAERRDHRKIGKEMKLFMFSDEGPGFPFFLPNGMIVRNALLNYWRELHAENGYQEISTPLIMNRCLWETSGHWDHYKDNMYGTKIDDEDYCIKPMNCPGGVMVYANEPHSYRELPMRLAELGLVHRHELRGTLQGLFRVRCFTQDDAHIFMRKNQIADEIAGVVRLINEVYTKFGFEYFLELSTRPENSMGSDEDWEAATNGLKDALDQLKLPYTINEGDGAFYGPKIDFHLKDCLGRTWQCGTIQLDFQMPINFDLSYVDENDEKQRPIMIHRVCFGSIERFIGILTEHFAGRFPVWLAPMQAKILLVTKKSESYAEEIYAMLKDAKIRCELDNRNEKIGYMIRQANYTERVAYMIIIGEKELEEHTLSIRTRDGKTVTMTPDEFLTKIKYDIENRV from the coding sequence ATGAAAGTTATTTACAGCGATGGAACAATCGGCGAGTGCCCAAAAGAAGAAGAACTGCAGGTCATACGTCACACTGCAGCTCATGTATTGGCTCAGGCGGTCAAACGCCTGTACCCTCAGGCAGCTTTTGCCTACGGGCCTGCGACCGAGAAGGGTTTCTATTATGATGTTGACCTCGGAGACACAAAACTTTCAGACAGCGATCTTGCCGCGATCGAACAGGAGATGCGGGAGATCATCAAGGCCAACCTGCAGATAAAACCGTCCATTCTCCCGCGTGCTGAAGCATTGAAGCTGATGGAAGAGCGAAACGAGCCGTACAAGATCGAGCATATCGCCGATCTGGACGAAAACGTGCCGCTGTGTTTCTACGAGCAGGGCGAATACATCGATATGTGCACCGGTCCGCACCTTACCTACACCAAGACCCTCAAAGCCTTCAAACTCACCGGACTGTCCGGCGCATACTGGAAAAACGACAGCAAAAACAAAATGCTGACGAGGATCAACGGGACCGCGTTTTCGACCGGAAAAGAGCTTGAGGATTTCCTCAAACTCCAGGAAGAAGCGGAACGCCGCGATCACCGCAAGATCGGGAAAGAAATGAAGCTCTTCATGTTCTCCGACGAGGGTCCGGGATTCCCGTTTTTCCTGCCGAACGGCATGATCGTGAGGAATGCTCTGCTCAATTACTGGCGTGAACTTCATGCAGAGAACGGGTATCAGGAGATCTCGACACCTCTGATCATGAACCGCTGTCTTTGGGAAACCAGCGGTCACTGGGATCACTACAAGGACAATATGTATGGAACAAAGATCGATGACGAGGATTACTGCATTAAACCGATGAACTGCCCGGGAGGCGTGATGGTCTACGCAAACGAGCCGCACAGCTATCGGGAACTTCCGATGCGTCTTGCTGAACTCGGTCTAGTACACCGCCACGAGCTGAGAGGCACCCTTCAAGGCCTGTTCCGTGTCCGCTGTTTCACGCAGGACGATGCACATATCTTCATGAGAAAGAACCAGATCGCAGATGAGATCGCAGGCGTTGTCCGGCTCATCAACGAGGTCTACACCAAGTTCGGCTTCGAGTATTTCCTGGAACTCTCCACCCGCCCGGAAAACAGTATGGGCAGCGATGAGGACTGGGAAGCGGCTACCAACGGTCTGAAGGATGCGCTTGATCAGCTGAAGCTCCCTTACACGATCAACGAAGGGGACGGAGCATTCTACGGCCCGAAGATCGATTTCCACTTAAAGGACTGTCTCGGCCGAACCTGGCAGTGCGGCACGATCCAGCTCGATTTCCAGATGCCGATCAACTTCGATCTTTCCTATGTGGATGAGAATGATGAGAAACAGCGGCCGATCATGATCCACCGGGTCTGCTTTGGTTCGATCGAGCGGTTTATCGGCATCCTGACCGAGCATTTCGCCGGCAGGTTCCCGGTCTGGCTCGCACCGATGCAGGCAAAGATCCTTCTCGTGACAAAGAAGAGCGAGAGTTATGCAGAAGAGATCTATGCGATGCTGAAAGATGCAAAAATTCGCTGCGAGCTTGACAACCGCAATGAGAAGATCGGGTATATGATCAGGCAGGCGAATTACACCGAGCGTGTCGCGTACATGATCATTATCGGCGAGAAGGAGCTGGAGGAGCACACCTTGTCGATCCGTACCCGCGACGGTAAGACTGTCACGATGACGCCGGATGAGTTCCTGACGAAGATCAAATACGATATCGAA